The region TGTCCGCCGGCGCCCCCTGGGTCGTGGACGAGATCGTCGCGGCCGCCGGCCGGACCGGGCGCACCGCCCGGGTCCACCTGAAGATCGACACCGGCATCTCGCGGGGCGGCGCCACCGTCGCCGACTGGCCGTCGCTGGTCGAGCACGCCCTCGCCGCGCGGGCGACCGGCGCCGTCGACATCGTGGGCATCTGGTCGCACCTCGCGTGCGCCGACATCCCGGGCCATCCCTCCATCGAGGCCCAGCTCGCCGCGTTCGACGAGGCGCTCGCCGTCGCGGACAAGGCCGGGGTGCCGAGCGACGCCGTCCGGCACATCGCCAACTCCGCCGCGACCGTCACGCTGCCGCAGGCGAGGTACGACATGGTCCGCCCCGGCATCGCGATCTACGGGCTGAGCCCGGTCCCCGAGCTCGGCGACTTCGGGCTCCGGCCCGCGATGACCCTGACCGCCAGGCTCGCGAGCGTGAAGCGGGTCGCCCCCGGGACGGGCGTGTCGTACGGGCACCTGTACGTCACCGACCGGCAAACGACGCTTGGCCTCGTTCCTCTCGGGTATGCGGACGGCATCCTGCGAAACGGGACCAATCGGGCGGAGGTGCTGGCGGCGGGCCGGCGGCGGCGGATCGTCGGCCGGGTGTGCATGGACCAGTTCGTCGTCGACCTCGGCGACGACGCGGCGGAATCGGGGGACGAGGTGATCCTTTTCGGCCCCGGTGGCCACGGAGAGCCGACCTGTCAGGAGTGGGCGGATTCCCTGGGCACGATTACTCATGAGATCGTGACGAGGATCGGATCCCGCGTGCCTCGCGTCCACACGGACGGACGCTGAGCATGCGGCTGCGAGGAGGGCAGGCATGAGAACACGTCGCAAGGTCGGGATCGCCGGCGCGGTCTTCGGCGCGGCGTCGGCGGGGGTGGCGGCGGCCACGCTCGCCAAGAGATACGCCGTGGGCCGCATCCGCCTGCGGCCCGACCTGGAGGGGAGCGAGCCCTTCGGGGAGCTGCGCGGACGGCCGGTGACGCTCACCACCTCCGACGGAGTCCAGATCCACGCCGAGGTCGACGGCGTGGAGGACGCGCCGCTGACCGTGGTGCTGTGCCACGGCTACTGCCTGTCCTCCGACTCCTGGCACTACCAGCGGCGCGTCCTGCGCGACTCCTACCGTCTGGTGGTGTGGGACCAGCGCTGCCACGGGCTGTCGGCCCGCGCGCCGTCGAGCGACTGCACGATCGAGCGGCTCGGCGAGGACCTCGCGCTGGTGCTCGACGAGCTCGTCCCCGGGCCCTGCGTGGTGGTCGGCCACTCGATGGGCGGCATGACGATCATGGCTCTGGCGGAGCGGCGGCCCGAGCTGTTCGGCGACAAGATCCGCGGTGTGTCGCTGATCGCGACCTCG is a window of Microbispora sp. NBC_01189 DNA encoding:
- the alr gene encoding alanine racemase — encoded protein: MSFSTAGAATPAEARVDLSAIRDNVRLLAGRAGGAEMMAVVKADAYGHGLVPVANACLEAGAARLGTAFVREALALRDAGITAPVMSWLITPGEPLDAALLADVDLSAGAPWVVDEIVAAAGRTGRTARVHLKIDTGISRGGATVADWPSLVEHALAARATGAVDIVGIWSHLACADIPGHPSIEAQLAAFDEALAVADKAGVPSDAVRHIANSAATVTLPQARYDMVRPGIAIYGLSPVPELGDFGLRPAMTLTARLASVKRVAPGTGVSYGHLYVTDRQTTLGLVPLGYADGILRNGTNRAEVLAAGRRRRIVGRVCMDQFVVDLGDDAAESGDEVILFGPGGHGEPTCQEWADSLGTITHEIVTRIGSRVPRVHTDGR
- a CDS encoding alpha/beta hydrolase, translated to MRTRRKVGIAGAVFGAASAGVAAATLAKRYAVGRIRLRPDLEGSEPFGELRGRPVTLTTSDGVQIHAEVDGVEDAPLTVVLCHGYCLSSDSWHYQRRVLRDSYRLVVWDQRCHGLSARAPSSDCTIERLGEDLALVLDELVPGPCVVVGHSMGGMTIMALAERRPELFGDKIRGVSLIATSAGKLAEITLGLPALVSKVVNLAVPSAVTVMRRSGALVDRGREAGTDLSFLALRHLAFGDSKSVSPTVVDFVESMIRATPSEVIADFYPALMSHDKLTALDVLNKVPTAIIVGEGDWLTPLDHSRAIAAAVPTAQLTTVPETSHLVQLERPDAVNEALRELLKRAERGNA